One region of Polyodon spathula isolate WHYD16114869_AA chromosome 25, ASM1765450v1, whole genome shotgun sequence genomic DNA includes:
- the LOC121299515 gene encoding G-protein coupled receptor 37-like 1, translating to MFKTLTMLLVLSITGLEPTNIASKGKNLDARIFRDTDEEAAGNPEVVRPQRGAFAGAFLSSPEQLNAVVPELVLNDDAEAETRRLEDGIRLQLKGDTIVRRHPRGANADKLREGGGQRGPLRYPRPIDTTNYFTTPNQALLIPHTSQSTGNEELLDLSKAKANAPDNANGNSTKRKRTHLHNPLYPVTESSYSAYAVMFLSLIVFAIGIIGNLSVMCIVWHNYYLKSAWNSILASLAFWDFVVLFFCLPVVIFNELTKTRPLGDASCRIVPYLEVTSLGVTTFSLCALGIDRFHAATSTQPKSRPIEPCQTIFAKLAVIWVGSMILAVPEVLLWQLSQDPSPLTGVLVDSCTMKPSVNLPESIYSLVLTYHDARMWWYFGCYFCLPILFTLACQLITRRIRGPGGKKPEGRGSPKKQHAQRDGQLNCTVVGLAVIYGACTLPENISNIVLAYLSGEVPRSTSDLLGLINHFFLFFKSSVTPVLLLCVCKPLGQAFMDCCCCCCEDCGPDSSTGEGPDSKLSTTEMSSSIFFDKPKGASSILAIGTPC from the exons atgtttaaaacctTAACAATGTTACTGGTGTTGTCGATTACGGGGCTGGAACCCACAAATATTGCATCGAAAGGCAAAAATCTCGATGCAAGGATATTTAGGGACACAGATGAAGAGGCAGCGGGTAACCCCGAAGTGGTAAGACCACAACGAGGCGCGTTTGCAGGTGCGTTTCTGAGCTCGCCTGAACAATTAAACGCCGTTGTACCAGAACTTGTTTTAAATGACGATGCTGAAGCCGAAACAAGGCGCTTGGAAGACGGAATTCGCCTTCAGTTAAAAGGGGACACGATTGTCAGAAGACACCCCCGTGGGGCAAATGCTGACAAACTTCGTGAGGGTGGTGGGCAACGAGGTCCCCTGCGGTACCCCCGGCCCATCGACACGACGAACTACTTCACCACGCCTAACCAGGCTTTGCTGATTCCTCATACCAGCCAGTCCACAGGTAACGAGGAACTGTTAGACCTTTCCAAAGCCAAGGCTAACGCACCCGACAACGCGAACGGGAACTCCACCAAGAGGAAGAGGACCCACCTCCACAACCCGCTGTACCCCGTCACAGAGAGCTCGTACAGTGCCTACGCGGTGATGTTCCTCTCGCTGATTGTCTTCGCCATCGGGATCATCGGGAACCTGTCTGTGATGTGCATCGTCTGGCATAACTACTACTTGAAGAGCGCCTGGAACTCCATCCTCGCCAGCCTGGCGTTCTGGGACTTCGTGGTCCTGTTCTTCTGCCTGCCGGTGGTGATCTTCAACGAGCTCACCAAAACCAGGCCCCTGGGAGATGCGTCGTGCAGGATTGTGCCTTACCTGGAG GTGACCTCACTGGGCGTGACCACCTTCAGTCTGTGTGCGCTGGGAATAGACCGCTTCCATGCCGCCACCAGCACCCAGCCCAAGTCTCGCCCCATTGAGCCGTGCCAGACCATCTTTGCCAAGCTGGCTGTCATCTGGGTGGGGTCCATGATCCTGGCGGTGCCCGAGGTGCTCCTGTGGCAGCTCAGCCAGGACCCGTCCCCCCTGACAGGCGTGCTGGTGGACTCCTGCACCATGAAGCCCTCCGTCAACCTCCCCGAGTCCATCTACTCCCTGGTGCTGACCTATCATGACGCCCGCATGTGGTGGTACTTCGGCTGCTACTTCTGCCTGCCGATCCTCTTCACCCTGGCCTGCCAGCTGATCACCCGCAGGATCCGGGGGCCAGGGGGCAAGAAGCCGGAGGGCAGGGGTTCCCCGAAAAAACAACACGCGCAGCGCGACGGCCAGCTCAACTGCACTGTGGTGGGGTTGGCCGTCATCTACGGGGCCTGCACCCTTCCTGAGAACATCTCCAACATCGTCCTGGCCTACCTGTCGGGGGAGGTGCCCCGCTCCACCAGCGATCTGCTCGGCCTCATCAACCACTTCTTTCTGTTCTTCAAGTCGTCCGTGACGCcggtgctgctgctgtgtgtctgCAAGCCTCTGGGACAAGCCTTCatggactgctgctgctgctgctgcgagGACTGCGGCCCCGACTCCTCCACAGGAGAGGGGCCCGACAGCAAGCTCAGCACCACCGAGATGTCCTCCTCCATCTTCTTCGACAAGCCCAAGGGGGCCTCCTCCATCCTGGCCATCGGGACTCCCTGTTAA